The Pseudomonas triclosanedens genome has a window encoding:
- a CDS encoding hydroxymethylpyrimidine/phosphomethylpyrimidine kinase, producing the protein MKTPASRPVVLCLSGHDPSGGAGLQADIEALIAQGCHAAPTVTALTVQDTVNVSDFRVLDREWVLAQANAVIADLPVAAVKLGMLGSVQMVDTVVEIMQSLPGVPLVCDPVLRAGGGGSLGKDDVGYAMRERLLPIAAVATPNLPEARILAELPEGSADECAEKLLPYIQALLITGGHGDESEVHNRLYTRDGQRHTFTCQRLPGSYHGSGCTLASTLAGRLALGEELVSAVRSALDYTWRTLRDAEAPGHGQYVPRRLPLDFCS; encoded by the coding sequence ATGAAAACACCTGCCTCCCGTCCCGTAGTGCTCTGCCTGTCCGGCCACGATCCCAGTGGCGGTGCCGGCCTGCAGGCCGATATCGAAGCCCTGATCGCCCAAGGCTGCCACGCCGCGCCGACCGTCACCGCGCTGACCGTTCAGGATACCGTCAACGTTTCCGACTTCCGCGTGCTCGATCGCGAGTGGGTGCTGGCACAGGCCAACGCCGTGATCGCCGACCTGCCGGTAGCCGCGGTCAAGCTGGGCATGCTCGGCTCGGTGCAGATGGTCGACACCGTGGTCGAGATCATGCAGTCCCTGCCAGGTGTTCCGCTGGTCTGCGACCCGGTGCTGCGTGCCGGCGGCGGCGGTTCGCTGGGCAAGGACGACGTCGGCTATGCCATGCGCGAGCGGCTGCTGCCGATTGCCGCGGTAGCCACGCCGAACCTGCCCGAAGCGCGCATCCTCGCCGAACTGCCCGAAGGCAGCGCCGACGAATGCGCGGAAAAGCTGCTGCCTTATATCCAGGCTCTGCTGATCACCGGCGGCCACGGCGACGAATCCGAAGTACACAATCGTCTGTATACCCGCGACGGCCAGCGCCACACGTTTACCTGCCAGCGCCTGCCGGGCAGCTACCACGGCTCGGGCTGCACACTGGCGAGCACCCTCGCCGGCCGCCTGGCCCTCGGCGAGGAACTGGTAAGCGCCGTGCGCAGCGCCCTCGACTACACCTGGCGCACCCTGCGCGACGCGGAAGCTCCCGGCCACGGCCAGTACGTTCCGCGACGCCTGCCGCTGGATTTCTGCTCCTGA
- a CDS encoding tetratricopeptide repeat protein, with protein sequence MYRSGRNLLLGCLLLTFPLLTQAGGNSLLIPATGRCTLNTVPEQLQQALASCQQAANGGDAEAQYELGDFFYTGERAPRDFQAALHWFEKASLQGHANAQLRLGTMFFRGEGVKANNVQAYIVLKMAAVNGAEDAMDSADLVAEQMNKDELDIATKVLGQIFRNYLIELQTAGNTPFSPLP encoded by the coding sequence ATGTACCGCTCCGGTCGTAATTTGCTGCTCGGCTGCCTGTTGCTCACCTTTCCCCTGTTGACTCAGGCAGGTGGCAATTCGCTGCTGATTCCGGCGACCGGGCGCTGCACGCTCAATACCGTTCCGGAACAGCTGCAACAGGCCCTGGCCAGTTGCCAGCAGGCCGCCAACGGCGGTGACGCGGAAGCACAGTACGAACTGGGCGACTTCTTCTACACCGGCGAGCGCGCCCCGCGCGACTTCCAGGCCGCACTGCACTGGTTCGAGAAAGCCTCGCTGCAAGGCCACGCCAACGCGCAACTGCGTCTGGGCACCATGTTCTTCCGTGGCGAAGGCGTGAAGGCCAACAACGTGCAGGCGTACATCGTATTGAAGATGGCGGCGGTCAATGGCGCCGAAGATGCGATGGACAGCGCCGACCTGGTCGCCGAGCAGATGAACAAGGACGAGCTGGATATCGCCACCAAGGTGCTCGGCCAGATCTTCCGCAACTACCTGATCGAACTGCAGACCGCCGGCAACACGCCGTTCTCGCCGCTGCCCTAG
- the hemL gene encoding glutamate-1-semialdehyde 2,1-aminomutase, which produces MSRSETLFANAQKHIPGGVNSPVRAFKSVGGTPLFFKHAEGAYVVDEDDKRYVDYVGSWGPMILGHSHPDVLDAVRKQLDHGLSYGAPTALEVEMADLVCSLVPSMDMVRMVSSGTEATMSAIRLARGYTGRDSIIKFEGCYHGHSDSLLVKAGSGALTFGVPNSPGVPAAFAKHTLTLPFNDIAAVEKTLSEVGKEVACIIVEPVAGNMNCVPPAPGFLEGLRRLCDQHGVVLIFDEVMTGFRVALGGAQAHYGITPDLSTFGKIIGGGMPVGAFGGKREIMEQISPLGPVYQAGTLSGNPLAMAAGLTTLRLISRPGFHDELTTYTSRMLQGLQERADAAGVPFVTTQAGAAMFGLYFTGADDIVTFEDVMGSDVERFKRFFHLMLDGGVYLAPSAFEAGFTSIAHGETELKLTLDAAERAFAALK; this is translated from the coding sequence ATGTCCCGTTCCGAAACGCTTTTCGCCAATGCCCAGAAACACATCCCCGGTGGCGTGAACTCGCCGGTGCGCGCGTTCAAGAGCGTCGGCGGCACCCCGCTGTTCTTCAAGCACGCGGAAGGCGCCTACGTCGTGGACGAGGATGACAAGCGCTATGTCGACTACGTCGGCTCCTGGGGCCCGATGATCCTCGGCCACAGCCACCCGGACGTGCTCGACGCCGTTCGCAAACAGCTCGACCACGGCCTGTCCTACGGCGCTCCGACCGCTCTGGAAGTGGAAATGGCCGACCTGGTCTGCTCCCTGGTGCCGTCGATGGACATGGTGCGCATGGTCAGCTCCGGCACCGAAGCCACCATGAGCGCCATCCGCCTGGCCCGTGGCTACACCGGCCGCGACAGCATCATCAAGTTCGAAGGCTGCTACCACGGCCACTCCGACAGCCTGCTGGTGAAGGCCGGCTCCGGCGCCCTGACCTTCGGCGTACCGAACTCCCCGGGCGTGCCGGCGGCCTTCGCCAAGCACACCCTGACCCTGCCGTTCAACGACATCGCCGCCGTCGAGAAGACCCTCTCCGAAGTCGGCAAGGAAGTGGCGTGCATCATCGTCGAACCGGTCGCCGGCAACATGAACTGCGTTCCGCCCGCACCGGGCTTCCTCGAAGGCCTGCGCCGCCTGTGCGACCAGCACGGCGTCGTGCTGATCTTCGATGAGGTGATGACCGGCTTCCGCGTCGCCCTGGGCGGCGCCCAGGCCCATTACGGCATCACCCCGGACCTGTCGACCTTCGGCAAGATCATCGGCGGCGGCATGCCGGTGGGCGCCTTCGGCGGCAAGCGCGAAATCATGGAGCAGATTTCCCCGCTCGGCCCCGTCTACCAGGCAGGCACCCTGTCGGGCAACCCGCTGGCGATGGCCGCCGGACTGACCACCCTGCGCCTGATCAGCCGTCCCGGCTTCCACGACGAGCTGACCACCTACACCAGCCGCATGCTGCAGGGTCTGCAAGAGCGCGCTGACGCCGCCGGCGTGCCCTTCGTGACCACCCAGGCGGGCGCCGCCATGTTCGGCCTGTACTTCACCGGGGCCGACGATATCGTCACCTTCGAAGACGTAATGGGCAGCGATGTGGAACGCTTCAAGCGCTTCTTCCACCTGATGCTGGACGGCGGTGTATACCTGGCGCCAAGCGCGTTCGAGGCCGGCTTCACCTCCATCGCCCACGGCGAAACCGAGCTGAAGCTGACCCTCGATGCCGCCGAGCGCGCTTTCGCCGCTCTCAAGTAA
- the miaB gene encoding tRNA (N6-isopentenyl adenosine(37)-C2)-methylthiotransferase MiaB — MAKKLFIQTHGCQMNEYDSSRMADLLGEHQALEITEKPEEADVILLNTCSIREKAQEKVFSELGAWRALKQQNPNLVIGVGGCVASQEGAAIRERAPYVDVVFGPQTLHRLPEMIDAARTTRKPQVDVSFPEIEKFDRLPEPQVNGPTAFVSVMEGCSKYCTFCVVPYTRGEEVSRPFDDVLAEVIHLAENGVKEVTLLGQNVNGYRGATHDGRIADFAELIRVVAEVDGIERIRYTTSHPLEFSDALIAAHAEVPQLVKFVHLPVQAGSDRILAAMKRNHTALEFKSRIRKLKAAVPDICISSDFIVGFPGETDKDFEQTMKLVEDVGFDYSFTFIYSSRPGTPAADLVDDTPEEVKKQRLLILNSRLQQQGFEISRRMVGTVQRILVTDYSKRDPGQLQGRTENNRVVNFRSDNPRLIGQFVDVEIYEALPNSLRAHLVDETRH, encoded by the coding sequence ATGGCCAAGAAGCTTTTCATCCAGACCCACGGCTGCCAGATGAACGAGTACGACAGTTCGCGCATGGCTGATCTGCTGGGTGAACATCAGGCCCTGGAAATCACTGAGAAGCCTGAAGAAGCCGACGTGATCCTGCTAAATACCTGCTCGATTCGCGAAAAAGCCCAGGAGAAAGTCTTCTCCGAGCTGGGCGCCTGGCGCGCGCTCAAGCAGCAGAATCCGAACCTGGTGATAGGCGTCGGCGGCTGCGTGGCCAGCCAGGAAGGCGCGGCGATCCGCGAGCGAGCGCCCTACGTCGATGTGGTGTTCGGGCCGCAAACCCTGCATCGCCTGCCGGAAATGATCGACGCCGCCCGCACCACCCGCAAGCCGCAGGTGGACGTATCGTTCCCGGAAATCGAGAAGTTCGACCGCCTGCCCGAGCCACAGGTGAATGGCCCGACCGCCTTCGTCTCGGTGATGGAAGGCTGCAGCAAGTACTGCACCTTCTGCGTGGTTCCCTACACCCGGGGCGAGGAAGTCAGCCGACCGTTCGACGACGTACTGGCCGAGGTGATCCACCTGGCCGAGAACGGCGTCAAGGAAGTCACCCTGCTGGGCCAGAACGTCAACGGCTACCGCGGCGCAACCCACGACGGCCGCATCGCCGACTTCGCCGAGCTGATCCGCGTGGTCGCCGAGGTCGATGGCATCGAGCGCATCCGCTACACCACCTCACACCCGCTGGAATTTTCCGACGCACTGATCGCCGCGCACGCCGAAGTGCCGCAACTGGTGAAGTTCGTCCACCTGCCGGTACAAGCGGGCTCCGACCGCATTCTCGCAGCGATGAAACGCAACCACACCGCGCTGGAATTCAAGTCGCGCATCCGCAAGCTGAAGGCCGCAGTGCCGGACATCTGCATCAGTTCGGACTTCATCGTCGGCTTCCCCGGCGAGACCGACAAGGACTTCGAGCAGACCATGAAGCTGGTGGAAGATGTCGGCTTCGACTACTCCTTCACCTTCATCTACAGCTCGCGTCCGGGTACCCCGGCCGCCGACCTGGTGGACGACACCCCCGAGGAAGTGAAGAAGCAACGCCTGCTGATTCTCAACAGCCGCCTGCAACAGCAGGGTTTCGAGATCAGCCGGAGGATGGTCGGCACGGTGCAACGCATCCTCGTGACCGACTACTCCAAGCGCGACCCCGGCCAACTCCAGGGCCGCACGGAGAACAACCGCGTGGTCAATTTCCGCAGTGACAATCCGCGCCTGATCGGCCAGTTCGTCGATGTGGAAATCTACGAGGCGCTGCCCAACTCGCTGCGCGCCCATCTCGTGGATGAAACCCGCCACTGA
- a CDS encoding DUF1820 family protein: protein MSKRENPIYKVVFLNQGQVYEMYAKQIYQSDLWGFLEIEEFVFGERTQVVVDPSEEKLKAQFDGVIRSFVPLHSIIRIDEVERLGTAKISEAKPSGNVMPFPMPMPGKDN from the coding sequence ATGAGCAAGCGCGAGAACCCGATCTACAAGGTGGTCTTCCTCAATCAGGGCCAGGTGTACGAGATGTACGCCAAGCAGATCTACCAGAGCGATCTGTGGGGCTTCCTGGAAATCGAGGAGTTCGTCTTCGGCGAGCGCACCCAGGTAGTGGTCGACCCCAGCGAGGAAAAGCTCAAGGCGCAGTTCGACGGCGTTATCCGCAGCTTCGTGCCGCTGCACTCGATCATTCGCATTGATGAAGTCGAGCGCCTGGGCACGGCCAAGATCAGTGAAGCCAAGCCCAGCGGCAATGTGATGCCGTTCCCCATGCCGATGCCAGGCAAGGACAACTGA
- the thiE gene encoding thiamine phosphate synthase → MKLRGLYAITDSQLLDGGRLLPYVEAALKGGARLLQYRDKSTDASRRLREAEALRELCERFGATLLINDDAELAARLGVGVHLGQTDGSLAAARALLGRQAVVGGTCHASLELAQQAVAEGASYVAFGRFFNSQTKPGAPSASVELLEQARERFPQVPRVAIGGVTLDNAPELIARGADLIAVIHALFAADTPAQVEQRARAFSQLFETR, encoded by the coding sequence ATGAAACTGCGCGGACTCTACGCCATCACCGACAGCCAACTGCTCGACGGCGGCCGCCTGCTGCCCTACGTCGAAGCCGCCCTGAAAGGCGGTGCACGCCTGCTGCAGTATCGAGACAAGTCCACCGACGCCTCGCGCCGCCTGCGCGAAGCCGAGGCACTGCGGGAACTGTGCGAGCGCTTCGGCGCCACGCTGCTCATCAACGACGACGCCGAACTGGCCGCGCGCCTGGGCGTCGGCGTACACCTCGGGCAGACTGACGGCTCGCTGGCGGCCGCCCGCGCCCTGCTCGGCCGCCAGGCGGTGGTCGGCGGCACCTGTCACGCCAGCCTGGAGCTGGCCCAACAGGCCGTCGCCGAGGGCGCCAGCTACGTCGCTTTCGGCCGCTTCTTCAATTCCCAGACCAAACCCGGCGCGCCATCCGCCAGCGTCGAACTGCTGGAGCAGGCGCGCGAGCGCTTCCCGCAGGTTCCGCGCGTCGCCATTGGCGGCGTCACCCTCGACAACGCGCCCGAGCTGATCGCTCGCGGCGCCGACCTGATCGCCGTGATCCACGCCTTGTTCGCCGCCGATACGCCGGCACAGGTCGAGCAGCGTGCCCGCGCCTTCAGCCAACTCTTCGAAACCCGCTGA